The DNA segment CCCAGGAGGTGTGCCTCGAATACCGCGAACCTTCCCATGCGGCGTGCGAACCCGCGTCCGCCCCCGTTGGAACGCTCTTGGCTGGGCACGGCCCTGGTGACGGGACTCCGGGCCGAGGCGTGAGTCCGGCTGGACCAGATCTTAGGGACCCAGGCCCCCGCTATACCAGATACGGCACGTCGGACCCGCTGGTGGGATACGCGTAGATGTGGTGACGGAGCGCCGGCGCCAGGATGCCGTGGTTCATGGCGAGCGCGAACAGGTTCACGAGTTCCTCAGCGTGATGGCCCAGCAGGTGCGCCCCCACGACGCGCTCCGTTCGCTTCTCGACCAGCACCGTGGTCATACCACACTCGGCCGCCACGCGTCGATTGGAGTACCAGTCCGTCGTATCGTGCGTTTCGATCCGGACGTCGACGCCCTGCTCCGCCGCCTGAGCCTGCGTCAGCCCGACGGTCGCGAGTGGCGGAATCGTGAACACCGCGCTGGGGATGGCGCCGTACGCCGCGCGCTGGTGATCGCCCTCCAGCAGATTCGAAGCCACGATGGTGCCCTCGTAACCGGCAACCGGCGTGAGGGGAAGACTGCCGGGTACCGTCGTGACATCCCCGGCGGCGTACACCCGCGCGTTCGTGGTGCTCCGCAGGTATTCATTCACCGCGATGCCCCCACCACGCGACGTCGCCACATCGGCTTCGTCCAGCGCGAGGCGCGCGGTCGCCGGCACGCGCCCGGCGCCATGCACGACCAGATCTGCGTCGATCACTTCCGTGTGGCCCGCGGTGGCCACGTGCACGCGGAACCCGCCGCCCTGCTGCTCTACGCGCGTTACGTCCGCCTCCGTCTGCACCGTGACGCCAAGACCGCGCGAATGCGCCACCAGCCGATCCACGAGATCGGGCTCGAACTGATGGAGCGGCCGGCCGCGGCCCACAATCGTAACCGTGGCGCCGGCCCGAGCCGCGACATGGGCGAATTCGAATGAGATATAGCCGCCGCCGACGAACACGATGCGCGTCGGGAGTTCGTCGAGTTCGAGGAAATCGGTGCTGGTCCGCACGTGCTCCGCACTCGGGAACTCGAGGGGCCGAGGTTCCGAACCCGTCGCGATCACGAAGTGACGGGCATGCAGGACGTCGTCGCCCACCGCGAGCGCATCCGGCCCGACGAACCGGGCGGAACCATGCAGGGTGACGATGCCCGCCGCGTCGAACCGGGCCTCTCGATTGTCCGGCACGGGGTCGGTAAAGCTCCGCTTGAATCGCATCAGGTCGCCCCAGGCGATGCGGGCCTCGCCGGTGGCGCCGCGCCCGTGCATGCGGCGTTGCCAGTCCACCAACTCCGCCGCGCCGACCAACACCTTCTTCGGGTCGCAGCCCCGCAACGCGCACGTTCCGCCATATGGCAGTTCGTCCACGACGGCCACTCGCCACCCGGCCTTCCGGCAGCGGTAGGCCGGCCCCGACCCACCCGAGCCGGTGCCGATCACAATCAAATCGAATGGTTCAGCCATTGGTCACCTCATCTCCCGTGGTGTGCGTCGTCATCCTGATCGTCACTTCACCCCGCCCAGAATCCACTCCGGATCCCGGACCCACCGCCGGACCAGCAGCCAGAGCACCGTGGCATAGGCCAGATGCGCGAGCACCACCGTCACCGGCATGCCGGGCAGGTTCCGGCCCATGAAACCGACGCCCATTGCCGTCACCGCGGGGCTCGCGAGGAATCCGACCGCCATGAACAGGCCGTAGCCGAGCGCGAACCAGAGCGGCTTCCGGCCGAAGACGACCGCGAAGATCAGCCCGAAGCAGACGCCATTCCAGTAGTGGTATGCCCAGCCGGCGATGTTCGACGCCACCGAGGGCCCGAGCATGAAGCGATCGAGCAGCAAGACGCCCATCAGCTGCGGCAGGGATCCCGGCATCTGGCCCAGGTGAAATCCAGCGATCCGTACGATCTCGAGCGCGATCGTGGCGAGGCCCCCGGCGAGCCCGCCCGCGATCATCCGGTTCACGAGCCGGCGTTCATGCCCGGCCGCGGCCATGGCCAGCACCACGAGCAGCACCACGACCGACGGAATCAGCACCCACACCGCCAGCGTCGACAGGGTGAAGTACCCCGCCTGGGCAATCCACAACAGGTTCGGTGCCACGCCCGCCGCGGCGAGCGCGACCGCGCTGAGCAACAGTTCCTTGAGCGAAATCCTTCCCATGAGTCAAGACCTCGGCAGACGGGCGGCGTGGTGCCGCCCGCCCGCTATCGGGTTCATTACATGCCGCCCAACATGCCCATCATGTTGTGCAGTTTGCCGTCCAGCATCTGCGCGATCTGATCGATCTTCGCGTTGTGGAAGCTCTTGAGGATCTCCGACGGCGGCACGTAGCTCACCACGGTTCCCCCCTGCGCGTCCTGGAACACGTTGATGCGCACCGGCACGGCGACGCCCACGCCGGGGTCCGCATTGAACAGCTCCTTGCCCACGGTCGGGCTGCCCACGAAGATCGTCTCGGACTCGAGCTTGAGCCCGGTCATGCCGATGACCTTGCCCTGGTGGAGTTCGCCCATCACCATCATCCCGTTCGAGGCCACCATCTTCTTGACCTGTCCGAGCACCTGATCCACGGAGCCCTTGGCCTTTACCTGCACCACCGGGCTGCCGGCCGACTGGGCCGACGCGACCGCGGGAGCGGCCACGAGCATCAGCGCGGCGGCCATGCCCGCCAGCACGCGCATGGAGCGCGGGACTGCGATTCGATTGGTCATACAGACATCTCCTGTTGTGTGTGTGATCGGTTCTGATCGTTGACGAATGGATGGGCGCGCGATCGCGCCCCACCCGCCCGCGTGGCGCCACCGCGCGGGTCGACTAGGCCTCGCCTCGGGCCGGGTAGTCGTGTGCGATGATAAAGTCGATGGCGCCCAGCATATCGGGGATCGACGGGCGCCCGAACGGCATGCTGGTCACCGCGATGTAGTAGAGCGTGCCGTCCGGCCGAATGAGGAACAGGCCGGGTTCTCCGAACTGGACCGGTTCGTCGGGCTTGATGCCGTTCGATACGTACAGCCCCCATTCCCGCATGGAGGCGATGCTCTGCCCGTAGCCGACGGTCACATGCTTGAGGTCCCACTCCTTGACGGTGCGGACGGCACGCGCTTCGTCGTCGCCGCTGACGGCGACGACATCGACCCCGCGCGCACCGAAATCGTCGACCCGCGTGTCGAGCAGGCGCAGATAGCTCTTGCACACGGGACAGTGCAGCCCGCGGTAGAACACGATCATGGTGAACCGTTCGGGCTTCGCGGCGTCGAGGCGCCACAGGCCGCGGCCAACCGTGGGGACGGCGAGCGGCGGGGCTGGCTGGAGCGGCCGCAAACGAGTTTCGGTCATTGTCGTCGCGTCCTCACGTGGTGGAGAGCGCGGTGAGATGTTCCTCGACCTTCATGCCGAGAATCACCTTGGGCAACGCGCCGACCGTCCGATCGACCAGCTCTCCGTTCAGGAAGTAGAGCAGGGTCGGAATGGAGCGGACGTTGAACCGGGCCGGGATGTCCGCGTTGGTGTCGATGTCCAGCTTGGCGAACTTGGCGCGGCCCTCGTACTCGGCCGCCAGTGCATCCACCACCGGGGCCAGTGCGCGGCACGGACCGCACCACGCCGCCCAACAGTCCACCACCACCAGTCCTTCGTGTCCTTCCACCTCGGCCGCGAAATTCGCGTCGGTGACTTCCACTGGGTGTGCCATGTCGAGATATCCTCCGTTGACGTGGCAACACACGACGCCTCGAAACAGTTCCATCCGGGCCCGCCGGATCGCGATTGGTGGGTGCGGGAACGATCCTCCGCCCGCCGCGGTTGCCGCCGTGGACCCCCTGATAACATTCGGAGACCAGCATGGCACATCGCAGAATCGATCTCGTCTACAGCACTGACTGTCCCAGCGTGGCCCTCGCCCGCATCCAGATCCGCGAAGCCCTCGCGACCTGTGGGCTGGAGGCGGCGTGGCGCGAATGGCGTCTCGACCGCGACTACGTGCCGGAGCCGCTACGCGACGCCGGCTCGCCGAGTGTGTTCGTGAACGGTGTTGACGTGGTCGAGGAGCCGGTGTGGACCGGCAGAAGCTGTCGGCGCTACAGCGCTCCCGACGGGGGCCTCGCGGGCGCACCGGATGCGGCGTCGATCATCGAGGCACTCTCGCTCTCCCGCGCGGTGTCGGCATAGACGTAGAGGCGTCGCGCGTCGTACGCCAATCCGATCTCCGCGCCAACAGCCGGGACGCAGAGTGTGTCGGCCCGCACGTCGACCACCGCGTCCCCAACGGCCACGGCCAAAGTCGTGCGGTCCACCCCATAGTGAACGCCAACGACCCGCGCCCGCACGGGTGATGCCGCGTCGAGTCGCACGGCATCGGTCCGGAACGCCACGACCACCGGCCCGTCGAGGCATACCGGTTCGGGGCACGGCAGGCGACCGAATACCGAGTGCAGCACGCCATTGGCCACCCGCGCGCGCACGAGGTTTGCCACGCCGAGGAATCGCGCGATGGCGAGCGTCGCCGGGCGAGCGAAGATCTCGCGCGGCGCGCCCACCTGCGCGATGCGCCCATCCACGAGGAGTGCGAGTCGATCGCCCAGGAGCCCCGCCTCTTCGAGATCATGCGACACGGTGATCATCGCCGGCCCGTGGCGGGCGTGCGCCTCGAGAATCGCGTTCCGCACTTCGGCACGGAGTTCGGGGTCGAGCGCCGAGAGCGGCTCATCCAGCAGCAGCACCTGCGGCTCGGCCACCATGGCGCGGGCCAGCGCCACGCGGTGCGCCTGGCCGCCACTGAGCGTTTGCGGGCGGCGCGCGGCCAGATCGTCCATGCGCACGGCCTCCAGGGCGGCCATACTCCGCGAGCGCACCTCCCGTCGCGGAATTCCGCGGACGCGCAATGGGAAGGCGACGTTCTCGCACACGTTGAGATGCGGGAACAGCACGGGCGTCTGGTGCAGATAGACCACGCCCCGGCGTTCGGGCGGTTCGTTGGTCACCGCTCGGCCCCCGACGTGAACGGAGCCCCCCGCGGCCGACGCAAGTCCCGCGATGGTGCGGAGGAGCGACGTCTTGCCCGAGCCGCTGGCGCCGACGACCACGATGCGCTCCGCGGAGGCCACATCCAGAGACAGCCCGCGGAGCCCCACCGCGCCGCCGAACGACACGTCGAGGTCGCGCAACTGGAGCGCGGGCGCGGCGATGCGGTCGTCGTTCATGCGGCGACCACTTCGGCGCGGCTCGTTCCGAGCAGGACGCTGCCGAGCACCACCATCGGCGGCACCACGAGCATGAGCGCGCCGACCGCGGCGTATCGCTCCTGCCCGGCGTTGAGATACGAGAACACCTGAATGGGCAGCGTGCGCACCAGCCCTCCGCCCACGAGGAGCGTGAGCGGCACCTGACTCCACGAGACGAGAAAGCCGAGCGCCACCGCCTCTGCCACCTGCCGCCGGAATGCGGGGATGGTGACGTGGACGAGCACCTGCCACGGACGCGCCCCGAGCGTGCGCGCTTCGTCTTCGATGCGGAGATCCGCGACGACGAACACGCTGAGGAAGTACAGCGACGCGAGCCCCGCCGCAGGAATGAGGTGCGCCAGCATCACCCCCACCCAGGTGCCGCCGAGCCCCACGCGAAGGAAGTAGTACTGGGCCCCCGTGCCGACGGCGATGGCGGGCGCCGCGATCGGGAGAAATGCGAGTGCCGCGCCGACGTGGCGCCGCCAACCGGTGAGCGCCGCGATGGCGCGGCCGATCGGAAATCCGATCGCACAACTCAAGACGCCTGTGGCCACGGCGATGCCGGCGCTCACGAGGGCCGCCCCGCCGAGCGCGCCGGGCACGAGCGCCCACGCGTCGCTGGTCACCGCGGCCGGCCACACCGCCGGAAAGAACCAACTCCGACTCACGGACGCGACGAGCAGGAGCCCGAAGGGGACGACGGTCGATGCGACGAGGGCGACGAGGAGGCCCCCGCGGGCGATCGCGCGCATGCGTCCACTATCCACGTTCGCTCCAGGCACGGGCCCATTCGTGCGCCGCCACGGCCACCAACCCCAACGACAGCGCCAGCAGCGTGAGCACGTACGCGTCGCCGCGTCGCGCGAGGTCAAGATCGAGGTAGCGCTCGTAGGTGAGGACCGGGAGCGGCAGCGGATTGCTCCCCGACAACAGTGCCCCGGCCTCGTAGCTCCCGGCAATCACGATGAAGACGACGATCATGGCGGGCAGCAGTCCCCGCCAGAGCATCGGTAACGTCGCTCGGCGCAGTGTTTCCCAAGGGCCCGCGCCAAGGGTGCGCGCCGCCTCCTCGATGGCGATGCCCCGTGTGGCGAGCAGCGAGAACGTCACCAGGCTCAGAAAGGGAAACTCCTTCCACGCCAGGGTCAGCGTGAATCCCAGGCCGCGCGGGTCTCCCACCAGCACCGGCATCTGCGCCGGCGCATGGATGATGCCCACCACGTAGCCAAAC comes from the Gemmatimonadaceae bacterium genome and includes:
- a CDS encoding DUF302 domain-containing protein, which produces MTNRIAVPRSMRVLAGMAAALMLVAAPAVASAQSAGSPVVQVKAKGSVDQVLGQVKKMVASNGMMVMGELHQGKVIGMTGLKLESETIFVGSPTVGKELFNADPGVGVAVPVRINVFQDAQGGTVVSYVPPSEILKSFHNAKIDQIAQMLDGKLHNMMGMLGGM
- a CDS encoding ABC transporter permease subunit: MRAIARGGLLVALVASTVVPFGLLLVASVSRSWFFPAVWPAAVTSDAWALVPGALGGAALVSAGIAVATGVLSCAIGFPIGRAIAALTGWRRHVGAALAFLPIAAPAIAVGTGAQYYFLRVGLGGTWVGVMLAHLIPAAGLASLYFLSVFVVADLRIEDEARTLGARPWQVLVHVTIPAFRRQVAEAVALGFLVSWSQVPLTLLVGGGLVRTLPIQVFSYLNAGQERYAAVGALMLVVPPMVVLGSVLLGTSRAEVVAA
- the trxA gene encoding thioredoxin, whose protein sequence is MAHPVEVTDANFAAEVEGHEGLVVVDCWAAWCGPCRALAPVVDALAAEYEGRAKFAKLDIDTNADIPARFNVRSIPTLLYFLNGELVDRTVGALPKVILGMKVEEHLTALSTT
- a CDS encoding ABC transporter ATP-binding protein, with the translated sequence MNDDRIAAPALQLRDLDVSFGGAVGLRGLSLDVASAERIVVVGASGSGKTSLLRTIAGLASAAGGSVHVGGRAVTNEPPERRGVVYLHQTPVLFPHLNVCENVAFPLRVRGIPRREVRSRSMAALEAVRMDDLAARRPQTLSGGQAHRVALARAMVAEPQVLLLDEPLSALDPELRAEVRNAILEAHARHGPAMITVSHDLEEAGLLGDRLALLVDGRIAQVGAPREIFARPATLAIARFLGVANLVRARVANGVLHSVFGRLPCPEPVCLDGPVVVAFRTDAVRLDAASPVRARVVGVHYGVDRTTLAVAVGDAVVDVRADTLCVPAVGAEIGLAYDARRLYVYADTARESESASMIDAASGAPARPPSGAL
- a CDS encoding ABC transporter permease subunit, whose translation is MRRDSAVGLAAAAVVTSPVILGIAYATLAAFGMAGVGATGFTMARVSHVFADAETWRSLWWSTRTAVFATLIASAAAVAVGVAFRAGGRADRAAQLFAVLPLPIPHIVAAAAGILLLSQSGLLARFGYVVGIIHAPAQMPVLVGDPRGLGFTLTLAWKEFPFLSLVTFSLLATRGIAIEEAARTLGAGPWETLRRATLPMLWRGLLPAMIVVFIVIAGSYEAGALLSGSNPLPLPVLTYERYLDLDLARRGDAYVLTLLALSLGLVAVAAHEWARAWSERG
- a CDS encoding peroxiredoxin-like family protein → MTETRLRPLQPAPPLAVPTVGRGLWRLDAAKPERFTMIVFYRGLHCPVCKSYLRLLDTRVDDFGARGVDVVAVSGDDEARAVRTVKEWDLKHVTVGYGQSIASMREWGLYVSNGIKPDEPVQFGEPGLFLIRPDGTLYYIAVTSMPFGRPSIPDMLGAIDFIIAHDYPARGEA
- a CDS encoding NAD(P)/FAD-dependent oxidoreductase; translated protein: MAEPFDLIVIGTGSGGSGPAYRCRKAGWRVAVVDELPYGGTCALRGCDPKKVLVGAAELVDWQRRMHGRGATGEARIAWGDLMRFKRSFTDPVPDNREARFDAAGIVTLHGSARFVGPDALAVGDDVLHARHFVIATGSEPRPLEFPSAEHVRTSTDFLELDELPTRIVFVGGGYISFEFAHVAARAGATVTIVGRGRPLHQFEPDLVDRLVAHSRGLGVTVQTEADVTRVEQQGGGFRVHVATAGHTEVIDADLVVHGAGRVPATARLALDEADVATSRGGGIAVNEYLRSTTNARVYAAGDVTTVPGSLPLTPVAGYEGTIVASNLLEGDHQRAAYGAIPSAVFTIPPLATVGLTQAQAAEQGVDVRIETHDTTDWYSNRRVAAECGMTTVLVEKRTERVVGAHLLGHHAEELVNLFALAMNHGILAPALRHHIYAYPTSGSDVPYLV